The genomic region tccccaacttaggatttccTAAAGTTCTCTCTCTCCTAAGCACCGCCGCATCCATGATCTTGAATGAATGGGTTTGACTCCTCCCTTTATGCTGGTCCTTCTTGTAAGCTGATGTATCTTTGGCATATACACAACTAGATCTTCTCTAATTAGACATAAAATTGTTCTGTCAATATCAAAGCTTGTGTATAGCTTTATATTTATGCTTTGTCTTAGCTTGTAGAGCCAATCCTTTGTGTTTTAATTCGCAATGTTGGAATTTTATGCTTATCTATGTTAAtgattcttcttcctttgcttggTAAGTCGTAGAAACTCTGTGCTTGCACCCCCTCTGCTTGATCAAATGTCATATTTGCTAGATAATCTGTTAATTGGTTAGCTTCTCTaaatatatgttttacttgaacATGCTTTCTAGTTATGCTCTGTTGTATATCCTCCATCTTCTCTGTATGTGTCCAAGGGGTTTTCCACTGTTTTGTTATAATGTTTTTGATTACTAAAGAGTCCATTTCCAATATTATCTTCTGAAAATTCTGTAACTCACAGTATTTCAGGGCCATCCATACCCCATCAATTCAGCTTCCATATTTGTAGCCTCCCCAATGCACTGTGCTTCAGCATATATCAAATCACCCTTAGTATCCCTTATGCTGAAACCATATGAACTATGTCCAGAATTTCCCTTGCAAGCCCCATCTGTATTACACGTCACCCAATCTGCATCTGGTGGATCCCAGTGTACCACTCGAAAATGTATTTTTGGCTTATATGTGTTTAGTATGGCAATCATATCCTTCCAAACCTGATCACCTCCTTTTATCCATGGGTATTTCACTCTCAGTAACATTTGGGCTGTTTTATGACACTGACTCTTCATCTTCTCATATGTCACTTCTCTTCCATGTCTTCTAGCATTCCTTCTCTTCCATAATTCCCACATTATAATAGCTGGCATTGCCTTGAGTATTTGCTGCAACTTAGGTTTTGCTGGCCAATCCCACCAAGTAGTGATAAGTTGCTGCAAATGTAATCCTTCAATGTTTATACCTGCACAAGAAGCAAAGTGATTCCATAGCTTTTGAGCTATAAGAGCCGTTAGAAAAATGTGTTGTATTGTTTCCTCTTCCCCCACATTACAACAGTAGCATTTGGACGCCATATATACTTTCATCTTCTTGATGACATCATCTGTTGGGATTCTCTTTCTCCATACCCTCCaaagaaagaatgaaattttaaaagggAGCCCCTTTATCCAAATATTATTCCTCCATTCATactcctctttttttcttcgCATTAGTTGAAATGCTGATTTAACAGTGAATTCTCCTTGTGTGTTGCCCATCCACCATGCTTTGTCTTCTCCCTTCATTCTAGGATTAATGTTATCCATAATGCACTTCACCATATCTTCAAAAATTAGCTGTCGTAGTCTAGATGTATTCCACTGTTCATTCAAGATCATTTCCTTCACTTCCACCTCCTCATTTAGTCCTTGTGGTTCAGTAAAATATAGAGCACCTTGCTTTGTCCAGTTGTCCATCCAGAAACTAGCAGTCCCTTCTTTTTGTTGCCACCATATCTCATGTTCCACTTCGTCCCTAATTCTCATCATCTTTCTCCAAATCTGTGATGCCCCTCTATTTTGAGTAATTGTAGGGTGGTGCCTTTTACAATATTTGTTCCACATAAATGTACTCCACAAAGAtgttttagttctaaaattccACCACAACATTGGTCAATAAAAATCAGATGGCTAAGCTACTGGCAGAAAGACTTAAGAGGGTGGTGAGCAAATTGGTCAATAAAAATCAGATGGCTTTCATAAAAGGGAGACAGATCATGGATGCTGCATTGATAGCAAGCGAGTGCATAGATTCAAGAATGAAAGGTGGAGTTGCGGGTATATTATGCAAGTTAGACATCCAGAAAGCATATGACCATGTAAATTGGGCATTCTTACTGAATGTTTTGAGACAAATGGGCTTTGGCAGTAAGTGGCTAAAATGGATAGAAGTGTGCATTAAAACAGTCAAGTTCTCAATACTAGTAAATGGTGAACCTGTTGGCTTCTTTGCATCAGAAAGGGGGCTGCGACAAGGTGATCCACTGTCACCTTTTCTCTTTATTCTAGCAATGGAAGGTTTTGACAGTATGATGAGAATAACTACACAGAACAGGTGGATTAAGGGCTTCCAAATAGGAGACAGAATAGGGAATGGAAAGGAGATCAGCCATTTGTTATATGCAGATGATACTATCATCCTTTGTGAGCCAGAAGCCGAATAGATGAACTACATCAAATTGATGCTGATCTTATTTGAAGCAGTATCAGGGCTAAGGGTCAATTGGGGGAAAAGAAGCTTGATTGCAATCAAAGAGGTGCCTCAGATTCAAGGATTGGCAAGCATTCTAAGGTGTAAAGTAGAGAAATTGCCGACAACCTACTTGGGAATGCCACTAGGGAGCAAACATAAAGCGTTGGGGATATGGGATGGAATTCTAGAAAAAgcagaaaaaaaattatcatgatGGAAGGCTCAATATCTATCCTTGGGGGGTAGAGTGATCTTGATAAACTCTGTTTTAGATTCAATGCCTACTTATGTTATGTCGTTATTTCCAATTCCTCCAATAGTTATCAAAAAGCTGGACAGACTGAGAAGAAACTTCCTCTGGAAAAAAGGCAAAGAGGGAGAGGGCAAGGGTTACTATTTAGTGAAATGGAATACTGTGATGCTAAGCAAAGAAAGAGGGGGACTGGGTATTAAAAATTTGAGAATCCAAAGCAAGAGCCTTTTGATGAAGTGGTTGTGGAGATATACTAGTGAGGAAAGAACCCTATGGAAGGAGGTGATAGTGGCAAAGTATGGGGAATTGAACCCATAGTGTACAGAGATAGTGTCAGAACCCTATGGATGGGGAGTATGGAGGTCAATCAGAGCTTTATGGAACTCTATGGAAGAAAATGTGTTTCTCAAAATTGGAAATGGCAACAAGATCAAGTTTTGGAGAGATGGATGGATTGATCAAATTCCTCTAATTGAGTCATTCCCAGATCTTTTCTCAATCTGCAACAATCCTGAAGCCAGAGTATGTGAATGNNNNNNNNNNNNNNNNNNNNNNNNNNNNNNNNNNNNNNNNNNNNNNNNNNNNNNNNNNNNNNNNNNNNNNNNNNNNNNNNNNNNNNNNNNNNNNNNNNNNNNNNNNNNNNNNNNNNNNNNNNNNNNNNNNNNNNNNNNNNNNNNNNNNNNNNNNNNNNNNNNNNNNNNNNNNNNNNNNNNNNNNNNNNNNNNNNNNNNNNNNNNNNNNNNNNNNNNNNNNNNNNNNNNNNNNNNNNNNNNNNNNNNNNNNNNNNNNNNNNNNNNNNNNNNNNNNNNNNNNNNNNNNNNNNNNNNNNNNNNNNNNNNNNNNNNNNNNNNNNNNNNNNNNNNNNNNNNNNNNNNNNNNNNNNNNNNNNNNNNNNNNNNNNNNNNNNNNNNNNNNNNNNNNNNNNNNNNNNNNNNNNNNNNNNNNNNNNNNNNNNNNNNNNNNNNNNNNNNNNNNNNNNNNNNNNNNNNNNNNNNNNNNNNNNNNNNNNNNNNNNNNNNNNNNNNNNNNNNNNNNNNNNNNNNNNNNNNNNNNNNNNNNNNNNNNNNNNNNNNNNNNNNNNNNNNNNNNNNNNNNNNNNNNNNNNNNNNNNNNNNNNNNNNNNNNNNNNNNNNNNNNNNNNNNNNNNNNNNNNNNNNNNNNNNNNNNNNNNNNNNNNNNNNNNNNNNNNNNNNNNNNNNNNNNNNNNNNNNNNNNNNNNNNNNNNNNNNNNNNNNNNNNNNNNNNNNNNNNNNNNNNNNNNNNNNNNNNNNNNNNNNNNNNNNNNNNNNNNNNNNNNNNNNNNNNNNNNNNNNNNNNNNNNNNNNNNNNNNNNNNNNNNNNNNNNNNNNNNNNNNNNNNNNNNNNNNNNNNNNNNNNNNNNNNNNNNNNNNNNNNNNNNNNNNNNNNNNNNNNNNNNNNNNNNNNNNNNNNNNNNNNNNNNNNNNNNNNNNNNNNNNNNNNNNNNNNNNNNNNNNNNNNNNNNNNNNNNNNNNNNNNNNNNNNNNNNNNNNNNNNNNNNNNNNNNNNNNNNNNNNNNNNNNNNNNNNNNNNNNNNNNNNNNNNNNNNNNNNNNNNNNNNNNNNNNNNNNNNNNNNNNNNNNNNNNNNNNNNNNNNNNNNNNNNNNNNNNNNNNNNNNNNNNNNNNNNNNNNNNNNNNNNNNNNNNNNNNNNNNNNNNNNNNNNNNNNNNNNNNNNNNNNNNNNNNNNNNNNNNNNNNNNNNNNNNNNNNNNNNNNNNNNNNNNNNNNNNNNNNNNNNNNNNNNNNNNNNNNNNNNNNNNNNNNNNNNNNNNNNNNNNNNNNNNNNNNNNNNNNNNNNNNNNNNNNNNNNNNNNNNNNNNNNNNNCATCTGCATATGCTAGATGATTAATCTTAGGGCTCCATTTCGGCATACCAAAACCTTTAAATGACTCATGTTCATTAAGATCATTAAGGCTTCGGGAAAGAACCTCAGCTGCTATCACAAATAATGTTGGGGAAAGTGGGTCACCTTGTTTTAGCCCTCTAGTAGAGTGGAAGAATCCATGGACCTGTCCATTAATCATTACTGAATACCAATTCGCCGAAATCAACCTCCAGACCATATCTATAATTACCTCTGAGAAACCAAATTTTCTTAGCACTTTGGTCAAAAATATCCAATCAACCCTATCATAGGCCTTAGCCATATCTAGCTTTACTACTACATTTGTTTCTTTGTTTCTTAAGTGCATGTCCCTAATTATTTCCTGGGCTAATAACACATTTTCTGTTATACTTCTCCCTTTAACAAAACCACTttgattttgagaaataatattTGGCAAAACTCCTACTACTCTTTCATGCAACAATCTCGAAATCACCTTATTTGTGAAGTTGCTAAGGCTGATAGGTCTCAGATCTTTGAATTCTTGCACATTTATCTTTTTTGGGATCAATACTAGATTAGTATGTGTGATGAATTTAGGCAGAGCTTGCCCCACAGAAAAAAGCTTTGACTAATCTGGTCAAGTCTTCACCTATAATTTCCCAACAATGTTGAAAAAATTTCCCTGAGAAACCATCAGGCCCTGGAGCACTCTCTACATTCAACGTGAAGACCACATTTCTTACTTCCTCAATACTTGGAAGCTTGTGCATCTCTTCATTCTGTTCTTTGCTGATCAGTTTAGGGATATGTTGCAGTATGCTAAAATCCAGATTTCTTTCCTCCTCTGAAAATTGGTCTTGAAAATATTCTACTGCTACTGTGCCCTTTTGTTCATTAGAAGATATTTCAACTCCTCTCATATCTTTAATACGCTCTAAGTGAagcttctttcttcttccc from Solanum stenotomum isolate F172 unplaced genomic scaffold, ASM1918654v1 scaffold6254, whole genome shotgun sequence harbors:
- the LOC125852859 gene encoding uncharacterized protein LOC125852859; the encoded protein is MMRIRDEVEHEIWWQQKEGTASFWMDNWTKQGALYFTEPQGLNEEVEVKEMILNEQWNTSRLRQLIFEDMVKCIMDNINPRMKGEDKAWWMGNTQGEFTVKSAFQLMRRKKEEYEWRNNIWIKGLPFKISFFLWRVWRKRIPTDDVIKKMKVYMASKCYCCNVGEEETIQHIFLTALIAQKLWNHFASCAGINIEGLHLQQLITTWWDWPAKPKLQQILKAMPAIIMWELWKRRNARRHGREVTYEKMKSQCHKTAQMLLRVKYPWIKGGDQVWKDMIAILNTYKPKIHFRVVHWDPPDADWVTCNTDGACKGNSGHSSYGFSIRDTKGDLIYAEAQCIGEATNMEAELMGYGWP
- the LOC125852860 gene encoding secreted RxLR effector protein 78-like yields the protein MAKLLAERLKRVVSKLVNKNQMAFIKGRQIMDAALIASECIDSRMKGGVAGILCKLDIQKAYDHVNWAFLLNVLRQMGFGSKWLKWIEVCIKTVKFSILVNGEPVGFFASERGLRQGDPLSPFLFILAMEGFDSMMRITTQNRWIKGFQIGDRIGNGKEISHLLYADDTIILCEPEAE